In Nicotiana tabacum cultivar K326 chromosome 2, ASM71507v2, whole genome shotgun sequence, the following proteins share a genomic window:
- the LOC107765601 gene encoding uncharacterized protein LOC107765601 has product MDEFRESQKERIEEALDMGELKTGRGLNQELGLSRAYDTRWGSHYKSFKNFILMFGSIFDVLEVLVVDARLMDDIAKAIGYLKTCQTFEVSFMLHLMIDVLAITNELNKCLQKKEQDIANTMLLVEVAKRRLQSLREDEWDSLIEKVSTFSIKYGILIPNFDEPYVNSLRSRRKSIDHTTLHHYHVDVFCKIIDWQIQELNGRFDELTTNLLHGVACLNPIDSFSSFDIKKIMKMAKLYPDVFDEVSMGDLENQLVTYIIDVCDIDERFSNLNGLCDLLRKLVQTKKNLNFPLVFCLVKFTLLLPVATASIERAFSAMMFIKNDMRNRMNDELLSGCLVPYVEKDVFNTISNDDIIKTFREMKPRRVPL; this is encoded by the coding sequence ATGGATGAATTTCGAGAATCTCAAAAGGAAAGAATTGAAGAGGCATTAGATATGGGTGAGCTTAAAACTGGTAGAGGCTTGAATCAAGAACTTGGTCTTTCAAGAGCTTATGATACTCGTTGGGGATCTCATtacaaatcttttaaaaattttattcttATGTTTGGCTctatttttgatgttcttgaagtACTTGTTGTTGATGCACGTTTGATGGATGACATAGCCAAGGCAATAGGATATCTCAAAACTTGTCAAACATTTGAGGTTTCATTCATGTTGCATTTGATGATAGATGTTTTAGCAATCACAAATGAGCTAAATAAATGCTTACAAAAAAAGGAGCAAGATATCGCAAATACCATGCTACTTGTAGAAGTAGCAAAGAGAAGGTTGCAAAGTTTAAGAGAAGATGAATGGGATTCACTTATTGAAAAAGTATCTACATTTAGTATCAAGTATGGCATTTTGATACCTAATTTTGATGAGCCATACGTTAACTCTTTAAGATCACGACGTAAATCTATCGATCATACTACTTTGCATCATTATCATGTTGATGTGTTTTGTAAGATTATTGATTGGCAAATTCAAGAACTCAATGGTCGTTTTGACGAATTGACTACTAATTTGCTTCATGGAGTTGCTTGTTTGAATCCAATTGACTCATTTTCTAGTTTTGACATCAAGAAGATCATGAAAATGGCAAAATTATATCCTGATGTCTTTGATGAAGTTAGTATGGGTGATCTTGAGAATCAACTTGTGACATACATTATTGATGTATGTGATATTGATGAAAGGTTCTCCAATTTGAATGGACTTTGTGATCTTTTAAGAAAATTGGTTCAGACAAAGAAGAATTTAAACTTCCCTCTTGTATTCTGCTTGGTGAAATTTACTTTGCTTTTGCCAGTTGCCACTGCATCGATTGAAAGAGCTTTTTCGGCAATGATGTTTATCAAGAATGACATGCGGAATCGAATGAATGATGAACTTTTGAGTGGTTGTTTGGTGCCTTATGTAGAAAAAGATGTATTTAATACTATATCTAATGATGATATTATAAAAACATTTCGAGAAATGAAACCTCGTCGAGTACCATtgtaa